TGGCACTCCTCCGATGTGACTCCTCTGGCGAACTCTACCCTCTGCGCCATGCTCCTGGTGCTACCTCCGGTTCATCTACGCAGGCGCTCCTGACCAAGACTGATGAGCCCCTCTGGCACTCTCGCCTTGGTCATCCTGGCCGCGACGCCCTTCGGCATCTGTCCCGGCTTGTAGGCTTCAGTTGCTCTCCGTCTAGCCGTCACACGTGCCATGCTTGTCGCCTTGGTAAACATGTACGGCTTCCATTTTCAGAGTCCACACACATTTCATCTTTTCCATTTCAGCTTTTGCATTGTGATGTATGGACATCTCCAATAATGAGCAACTCGGGCTACAAGTTTTATCTTGTTATCCTGGATGATTTCTCGCACTATGTTTGGACTTTCCCCTTACGCCATAAGTCTGATGTGCTTCCCACGCTGATCTCGTTCCATGCTTTCGTTGGCACCCAATTTCAGTGCGCTATTCAGTGTTTTCAAACAGATAATGGGAGGGAGTTCGACAATTCAGCTTCGCGTGCTTTCTTTGCCAAGCATGGCATTGTCTTGCGCTTGACATGTCCCTACACCTCGCAGCAAAACGGGCGTGCCGAACGCGTTCTCAGAACACTCAATGATGGCCTGCGCACACTGCTGTTTCAGGCCTTCATTCCGCCCACGTTCTGGCCTGATGCTTTAGCCGCCTCCACCTATCTTCTGAATCGTCGACCATGTCGCCCACGACAAAACTCCACGCCTTACTCACTCCTGTTTGGAGTCAATCCTGATTATGCACACCTTCGCGTGTTCGGGTGCCTTTGCTACCCAAACACCGAAGCCACAGCGCCACACAAACTAGCCCCACGTTCTGCCCGGTGCGTGTTCCTCGGCTATCCGCTTGATCAGCGCGGTTATAAGTGCTACAATCCTGAAACCAAACGTATGATCATCTCACGTCATGTGTTCTTCGACGaaacatgctttccatttgcACAACTGACTTCTCCAGGTACTGAACGGCGGGCGCAAATTGCGCCGAGTCTTGACGAGTTTCTCCCGGTGCCCACGCCTCCGCGCGCGCGCACTCGGCGGATCATACCCGTGGCGCCTCAACCATCGGCAGCCTCGGGTCCTCCACCGGCGCCACCAAACTCGGGCGACTCTGCAGCACCATCGTCCACACCAACTGCTGCGCCGGTACAGTCGGCCCCGGGTGCGTCTCCAGCACCACAGACGCCGCTGTCAGCACCTTCTGCGCCAAATGATGACAGCCCGACTGTGTCCTCCACTCCAGCGCCGCCGGATCCATCGTCGACAacagcaccaccgccaccgcgacaTCCCATGGTCACCCGAGCGCGGGACGGCATCCATATGCCGAATCCGCGGTACGCCAACGTCGCCGCGCCTGCTCCACCGACAGCTCCACCGCCTTCTGTCCGTGCGGCGCTACGTGACTCCGAGTGGCATGCGGCCATGCAAACTGAGTTCGACGCGCTCCAGGCGAACCAGACATGGACACTCGTTCCGCGCCCACCACATGCCAACGTCATCGCTGGCAAGTGGTTGTTCAAGAACAAGCTGAACCCTGACGGCTCCCTCGAACGGCGCAAGGCGCGGTGGGTCGTGCGCGGCTTCTCACAGCGACCCGGGGTGGATTTTCATCAAACATTCTCCCCGGTCGTCAAGCCGGCGTCGATCCGCACCGTACTCCATCTCGCTGCATCCCGAAGCTGGCCAGTTCACCAAGTCGACGTCAAGAACGCATTCCTCCACGGAAATCTGGCGGAGCGCGTGTACTGCCATCAACCAGCTGGTTTCGTTGACCCAGCTCAACCAAACCATGTCTGCCAGCTCGTGAAGTCGCTCTACGGCCTCAAGCAGGCTCCGCGCGCTTGGTTTCAGCGTCTGAACGCCCACCTGCGCTCTCTCGGGTTCACGGCGACCTCCTCCGACTCCTCCCTGTTTGTCTTCAAGGACGGTGCAGCGCTAGCGTATCTCCTCGTCTACGTCGACGATATCATCCTGACGGGCTCCTCCGCGACACTACTGCAGTAGATTGTCGCCGCGCTCTGCAAGGAATTCGCCATCAAGGACCTCGGGGCTCTGAAATTCTTCCTCGGGGTACAGGTTCGCCGTGATTCACGTGGCTTCTTCCTCACGCAGTCTCAGTATACGGAGGACATACTCGAGCGGGCCGGCATGAGCAATTGCAAACCTGCCACCACTCCAGTTGATGACAAGCAGAAGCTGTCTGTCCACGACGGCGACCCGGAGATGGACGCCACGTTCTACCGCAGCATCACCGGGGCTTTGCAATACCTGACACTCTCGCGGCCAGATATCGCGTATGCTGTCAACCAGGCCTGCTTGTACATGCACAAGCCACGGGCTGCACATTGGAACCTGGTGAAGCGCATCCTTCGCTACCTGCGCGGCACTATCGATCACGGTCTCAGGATCTCGGTGTCGTCCACTACTGATCTGAAGGCTTACTCTGACGCTGATTGGGCTGGGTGCCCAGACACACGGCGATCAACGTCAGGATACTGTGTCTACCTCGGAGATTCACTGGTGTCATGGTCCTCCAAGAGGCAGCAGACTGTATCGCGCTCCAGCGCTGAAGCCGAGTACCGGGGAGTCGCCAATGCCGCGGCGGAGTGCTGTTGGATTCGAAATCTGCTTCACGAACTACATGTGCACATCAACAAGGCGACAGTAATTTACTGTGACAACATATCGGCTGTGTATCTATCGGAGAATCCTGTTCATCATCGCAGGACCAAGCACGTTGAAATCGACATACATTTTGTCAGAGAAAAGGTTGCCTTGGGTCAGTTTAGAGTCTTGCACATCCCGACTGCGCGTCAAATTGCAGATATCATGACTAAGGGGCTTCCTACATCGCTGTTCCAAGATTTCAGAGTCAGTCTTTGCATTCAGTCATCTGGTGCTTCGACTGAGGGGGGGTGTTAGCGATACAGTTAGGACTGAGTCTTCTTCCCCTCATGTAACGGCTGTAGACTAGCTCACGATCCCACCATGCCTTGTTTATAGGATCGGCATGCCTTGTTTATAGGATCGGCTGGTAGTGGATCAGTGTTGTATTTAACCCCAACTCTGAGTAATGGAATGGTGCGGTGATTCTCTCCCAATTCTCATCTCTTACAGTAGGGGCTGGGCTAACACGGGACCTCAATGAAAAAATTAAGATAATGGTTAATTAGGGTTGCCTTAAGATGCGTGCAATTTTCTAAAAGAGGTGTACCGGAGCAATTCCCTTGTCAATATTGAGGCGCTGAGTAAACCCCCAAAACAAACCCAACGTTCCTTGTACCAATCAAGAGAGCCATAAGAGGTGAACTTGCGGCGATAAACCCACTTGCCCGTAACCACATTGGCATCATGACGGCGAAGAACCAGATCCCAAGTATCATTATGCTACAGAGCAGTGAACTCCTCAATCATAGCATCCCGCCAATTAGGATCGGCAAGAGCACCATGATACATCTTCTGAATGGGAGAGAGCGTCATGGCATGGAGGTTGAGCTGCTGCACTGGAAGATGAAAGCCCCGCTTGCCGCGAGTGTCCATGGCATGGTCATTAACATGCGGAGTAACTAGGGCAGCCATTGGAGGAAGAGGATCGTGCGACGACAGTGCCAAGGCGAGTTGCTGGGAGCAATTAGCGTCATAGAGGTGATTGGTGGAGAGGTGGCCGTGGTGCTGTTGGCAGCAACCGGAGACGAGACGTCAACCGGAGCAGCAGATCCGACCAGATGGTGGGCGCCGGAGGTGGGTTAAGGGCCACATCCATGCTGGCAACAACTCGTGCCGACGAAGTAGCGGGGGCAGTAGGGACAGGACCTGGATGGCTGGGAGTACCTGCAGGCAAAGCTCACAAACCAATGGGTGAAATAACATAATCATCTGCGAAGAGGAAATCAAAGTCATATGAAGGAGGTGTCGCAACGCAGAGTAGGGGAACCATATTTCATCAAAGATGACATCTCGAGAAATAATAACACAATTGGACGTGAGATCAAGGCACTTATTATAACCTTCGTGGTCTGATGGATATCCAAGAGAGACTCACAAGGTGGAACGAGGGCTGAGTTTATGCGATGTAGTGGCGAAAAGATTAGATAGCAGGCGCACGCTAATATACGCAAGTGCGAATAGTCTGGTGGGGTGTTATAAAGGGCATGGTGGGGTGTGTTGGAGGACAACATATTGGAGGGATGATGGTTAAGGAGATAGGTCATTGTGTGAAGAGCTTCAACCCAAAAGGATGGGGGAGGTTGGCCTGGAAAAGTAATGAGCACGTAATATTATTAGTAGACCGAATGAGATGCTCAAGAGCTTACCATTTTGGGAATACGTGTATGGGCACAACATACGAAGAACTACACCTTTAGTGAGAAAGAAGTATCAGGATGTGGCCTTGTTGAAATCATGACCATTGTCATACTGGACGGATTTAATAGTGCAACTAAACTGTGTGGCAACATAAGAAAAAAATTGTGCATAGTAGGAAACGTTTCAGACATTAAATGAAGAGGGAACATCCGCCATGAAGCAAATGGCTCCTTCATCCTGACGGTGGCAGGTGCGACGATGGCGCAGGCATGTAGCGGCTACTTTGTTCCTTTCCATTTCCCTTGACCGGAACAGGGGAGGGAGGCTCAGAGGCTCATAAGAGGAACATGTCTGCATCCAAGAACGAGAGCTTGTCCTGCCTTGGCCAAGAGGAGGAGCCGGTGGCAGGTGACTCATGTGTGTAGAGCATATGGCCACACAGCACCCAAACAACGCGGGGGACAGAGCGGTGACAACGGTTGCTGCAAGTAGCGGTAGTGCTTGGGGGAAGGGCTTGTTGATCCCCAAAGCCCTAGGACGGAGAACCATGGAGGTTGTCCATGGGCTTGCGACAAGGCGAACGAAAGGAGGAGCAGAGAGGTGGACACTGGGGCCGCAGCAGCCACCGAcggtttgggggggggggggggggggcggggttgggggggtggacgccggggccggaGTGGCCGCTGATGACGGGGGAGAGGCTCAGAATGTAAAAAaaaacctatttacaaagatactTGCTTTAAGTGAAGAACTACACAACGGATGATTGTTTTTAAGTGAAGAAGTATAACAGTAAATGAATGTGAAAAAAAAGTAATTTTACAGTCAATATATAATACACAATGATGCCCATAGGCCACCAGAGGCAGCCCATACAACAGTGATGAATGTAAATCAAGCCAACTCTTTTGAATCTCGGAGCAAGGCAGAGGATGCTGACTCGGAAGAGAGCTTGGAGTGGCCACCAGTTGTCGTGGTCGCGGAAGAGGATCTCTGAACGGACAAGGCGCCGATAGCACGTCCAGGGACGGCGAACTCCGACACCGTCCTGTACATCTGAGGCGTGAGCTCTGGAAGCCTGACATCCTCCGACTGCAAGACATGCATGGCCTGCTCGATGGACGGCCGCTCGCTCTGGTCAGGGTGAGCGCACCAGAGCCCGACGACGAGCACCCTCTCCATGCACCTGTCACCGGCCTCGTCGCTGGCGGCCCTCAGCCGCTCATCTGCCGCGTCAAGGATCGCATTGCGGCCGTACAGGCCCCACATCCACTTGACCAGGACGAAGTGTGCGCTGCCTTCCAGCAGGATGACGGGGCACCGGCCGGAGACAATCTCGAGGAGGACGATGCCGAAGCTGTAGACGTCGGAGTAGGTGCTCGGGTGGTGCGTGTTGACGAACTCCGGGTCGATGTATCCCGCCGTGCCCATCACGGCCCTGGTGGTTTGCCACCGCGCGCCGTGGTCACTGAGCCTGGCCAGGCCAAAGTCGCCAAGCCTGGTGCTGAGGGACTCGTCTAGCATGATGTTGCTGGGTTTGATGTCGCCGTGCACCACACACTGCTCCCACTCCTGATGGAGATACCGCAGCGCGGATCCCAAACCAAGGATGATCTGGTACCTACATATACAACAAAATCTATCAGGAAGAGGTGGACTATTATTAACTTAAAGTGAGCATTAGTCTTAATCTAAAGTACCAGCCAATATGaataataatataaaataataatcCTTAAATATGCATCTAAACTACCACCTCTACTATTAGAAGTAACCTAATGTAGACCATATATAAATCTAAATTACATACATCAATATTAAAAACTCAGTATTTCAATAATCTCTCTAAATATTGAAAAATCAACTCAAGTTATGCATGACACATATAATTAAGCATGTTGATTTCCAAATCAAATACATAGCTAAAGCTAAGGTTTTAACTAA
The sequence above is drawn from the Miscanthus floridulus cultivar M001 chromosome 15, ASM1932011v1, whole genome shotgun sequence genome and encodes:
- the LOC136506907 gene encoding uncharacterized mitochondrial protein AtMg00810-like, yielding MSNCKPATTPVDDKQKLSVHDGDPEMDATFYRSITGALQYLTLSRPDIAYAVNQACLYMHKPRAAHWNLVKRILRYLRGTIDHGLRISVSSTTDLKAYSDADWAGCPDTRRSTSGYCVYLGDSLVSWSSKRQQTVSRSSAEAEYRGVANAAAECCWIRNLLHELHVHINKATIS